A region of Arabidopsis thaliana chromosome 5, partial sequence DNA encodes the following proteins:
- a CDS encoding Plant L-ascorbate oxidase (Plant L-ascorbate oxidase; FUNCTIONS IN: oxidoreductase activity, L-ascorbate oxidase activity, copper ion binding; INVOLVED IN: oxidation reduction; LOCATED IN: cell wall; EXPRESSED IN: 23 plant structures; EXPRESSED DURING: 13 growth stages; CONTAINS InterPro DOMAIN/s: Multicopper oxidase, type 2 (InterPro:IPR011706), Multicopper oxidase, type 3 (InterPro:IPR011707), Cupredoxin (InterPro:IPR008972), Multicopper oxidase, copper-binding site (InterPro:IPR002355), Multicopper oxidase, type 1 (InterPro:IPR001117), L-ascorbate oxidase, plants (InterPro:IPR017760); BEST Arabidopsis thaliana protein match is: Plant L-ascorbate oxidase (TAIR:AT5G21100.1); Has 10302 Blast hits to 9343 proteins in 1616 species: Archae - 73; Bacteria - 4566; Metazoa - 590; Fungi - 3309; Plants - 1352; Viruses - 0; Other Eukaryotes - 412 (source: NCBI BLink).), with amino-acid sequence MSYDEHTSSSFTYISQMGVWWIVLVVAVLTHTASAAVREYHWEVEYKYWSPDCKEGAVMTVNGEFPGPTIKAFAGDTIVVNLTNKLTTEGLVIHWHGIRQFGSPWADGAAGVTQCAINPGETFTYNFTVEKPGTHFYHGHYGMQRSAGLYGSLIVDVAKGKSERLRYDGEFNLLLSDWWHEAIPSQELGLSSKPMRWIGEAQSILINGRGQFNCSLAAQFSNNTSLPMCTFKEGDQCAPQILHVEPNKTYRIRLSSTTALASLNLAVQGHKLVVVEADGNYITPFTTDDIDIYSGESYSVLLTTDQDPSQNYYISVGVRGRKPNTTQALTILNYVTAPASKLPSSPPPVTPRWDDFERSKNFSKKIFSAMGSPSPPKKYRKRLILLNTQNLIDGYTKWAINNVSLVTPATPYLGSVKYNLKLGFNRKSPPRSYRMDYDIMNPPPFPNTTTGNGIYVFPFNVTVDVIIQNANVLKGIVSEIHPWHLHGHDFWVLGYGDGKFKPGIDEKTYNLKNPPLRNTAILYPYGWTAIRFVTDNPGVWFFHCHIEPHLHMGMGVVFAEGLNRIGKVPDEALGCGLTKQFLMNRNRN; translated from the exons atgtcttatgATGAGcacacatcatcatcattcacatACATAAGCCAAATGGGTGTGTGGTGGATAGTGCTGGTGGTGGCTGTCTTGACTCACACGGCGTCTGCCGCCGTGAGAGAATATCATTGGGAGGTGGAGTACAAGTATTGGTCGCCGGACTGCAAAGAGGGCGCCGTTATGACCGTCAACGGCGAGTTTCCTGGTCCCACCATAAAAGCCTTCGCCGGAGACACCATCGTCGTCAATCTCACCAACAAACTCACCACCGAAGGCCTTGTCATCCATTGGCATGGAATCCGTCag TTCGGAAGTCCATGGGCAGATGGAGCAGCAGGAGTTACTCAATGCGCAATTAACCCTGGAGAGACTTTTACCTACAATTTCACTGTTGAAAAg CCGGGAACACATTTCTACCATGGACACTATGGCATGCAGAGATCAGCTGGGCTATACGGATCGTTGATTGTGGACGTGGCTAAAGGAAAGAGCGAGAGATTGAGATACGATGGTGAGTTTAATCTCTTACTCAGTGACTGGTGGCATGAGGCTATTCCCTCCCAAGAACTCGGTCTTTCTTCCAAACCTATGCGCTGGATCGGTGAAGCTcag agCATATTGATAAATGGGAGGGGACAATTCAATTGTTCATTAGCGGCGCAATTTAGCAACAACACATCATTACCAATGTGCACGTTTAAAGAAGGTGATCAGTGCGCCCCACAGATACTCCACGTGGAGCCGAACAAGACTTACCGAATCAGACTCTCCAGCACCACCGCTCTTGCCTCCCTCAACTTGGCTGTTcag GGACACAAGCTAGTGGTGGTCGAAGCCGACGGCAACTACATAACGCCGTTCACGACCGACGATATCGACATATACTCCGGCGAAAGCTACTCCGTCCTTCTCACCACCGATCAAGACCCTTCACAAAACTATTACATCTCCGTCGGCGTCCGTGGCCGGAAACCAAACACAACTCAGGCACTCACTATATTAAATTACGTAACTGCCCCTGCTTCAAAACtcccttcttctcctccaccgGTGACTCCACGGTGGGACGATTTCGAACGAAGCAAAAATTTCTCTAAGAAGATCTTCTCAGCGATGGGATCACCATCGCCGCCGAAGAAATACAGAAAACGGTTGATTCTTCTCAACACACAGAATCTAATCGACGGATACACGAAATGGGCGATCAACAACGTCTCTCTAGTGACTCCGGCAACGCCGTATCTCGGTTCGGTTAAATACAACTTGAAACTCGGATTTAACCGGAAATCGCCGCCGAGGAGTTACCGTATGGATTACGATATTATGAATCCACCGCCGTTTCCTAACACCACTACAGGAAACGGAATATACGTTTTCCCGTTTAATGTAACGGTCGACGTGATTATCCAAAACGCTAACGTTTTAAAAGGTATTGTTAGTGAGATTCATCCATGGCATCTTCACGGTCAcgatttctgggttttgggTTACGGTGACGGGAAATTTAAACCGGGAATTGATGAGAAGACGTATAATTTGAAGAATCCGCCGTTACGGAATACGGCGATTTTGTATCCGTATGGATGGACGGCGATAAGGTTTGTGACGGATAATCCAGGGGTTTGGTTTTTTCATTGTCACATTGAACCGCATTTGCATATGGGAATGGGTGTGGTTTTCGCGGAGGGATTAAACCGTATTGGTAAGGTACCTGATGAGGCGTTGGGTTGTGGTTTAACCAAGCAATTTCTCATGAACCGGAACCGCAATTGA
- a CDS encoding Plant L-ascorbate oxidase (Plant L-ascorbate oxidase; FUNCTIONS IN: oxidoreductase activity, L-ascorbate oxidase activity, copper ion binding; INVOLVED IN: oxidation reduction; EXPRESSED IN: 23 plant structures; EXPRESSED DURING: 13 growth stages; CONTAINS InterPro DOMAIN/s: Multicopper oxidase, type 2 (InterPro:IPR011706), Multicopper oxidase, type 3 (InterPro:IPR011707), Cupredoxin (InterPro:IPR008972), L-ascorbate oxidase, plants (InterPro:IPR017760), Multicopper oxidase, type 1 (InterPro:IPR001117); BEST Arabidopsis thaliana protein match is: Plant L-ascorbate oxidase (TAIR:AT5G21100.1).), whose protein sequence is MSYDEHTSSSFTYISQMGVWWIVLVVAVLTHTASAAVREYHWEVEYKYWSPDCKEGAVMTVNGEFPGPTIKAFAGDTIVVNLTNKLTTEGLVIHWHGIRQFGSPWADGAAGVTQCAINPGETFTYNFTVEKPGTHFYHGHYGMQRSAGLYGSLIVDVAKGKSERLRYDGEFNLLLSDWWHEAIPSQELGLSSKPMRWIGEAQSILINGRGQFNCSLAAQFSNNTSLPMCTFKEGDQCAPQILHVEPNKTYRIRLSSTTALASLNLAVQGHKLVVVEADGNYITPFTTDDIDIYSGESYSVLLTTDQDPSQNYYISVGVRGRKPNTTQALTILNYVTAPASKLPSSPPPVTPRWDDFERSKNFSKKIFSAMGSPSPPKKYRKRLILLNTQNLIDGYTKWAINNVSLVTPATPYLGSVKYNLKLGFNRKSPPRSYRMDYDIMNPPPFPNTTTGNGIYVFPFNVTVDVIIQNANVLKGIVSEIHPWHLHGHDFWVLGYGDGKFKPGIDEKTYNLKNPPLRNTAILYPYGWTAIRFVTDNPGKKYQI, encoded by the exons atgtcttatgATGAGcacacatcatcatcattcacatACATAAGCCAAATGGGTGTGTGGTGGATAGTGCTGGTGGTGGCTGTCTTGACTCACACGGCGTCTGCCGCCGTGAGAGAATATCATTGGGAGGTGGAGTACAAGTATTGGTCGCCGGACTGCAAAGAGGGCGCCGTTATGACCGTCAACGGCGAGTTTCCTGGTCCCACCATAAAAGCCTTCGCCGGAGACACCATCGTCGTCAATCTCACCAACAAACTCACCACCGAAGGCCTTGTCATCCATTGGCATGGAATCCGTCag TTCGGAAGTCCATGGGCAGATGGAGCAGCAGGAGTTACTCAATGCGCAATTAACCCTGGAGAGACTTTTACCTACAATTTCACTGTTGAAAAg CCGGGAACACATTTCTACCATGGACACTATGGCATGCAGAGATCAGCTGGGCTATACGGATCGTTGATTGTGGACGTGGCTAAAGGAAAGAGCGAGAGATTGAGATACGATGGTGAGTTTAATCTCTTACTCAGTGACTGGTGGCATGAGGCTATTCCCTCCCAAGAACTCGGTCTTTCTTCCAAACCTATGCGCTGGATCGGTGAAGCTcag agCATATTGATAAATGGGAGGGGACAATTCAATTGTTCATTAGCGGCGCAATTTAGCAACAACACATCATTACCAATGTGCACGTTTAAAGAAGGTGATCAGTGCGCCCCACAGATACTCCACGTGGAGCCGAACAAGACTTACCGAATCAGACTCTCCAGCACCACCGCTCTTGCCTCCCTCAACTTGGCTGTTcag GGACACAAGCTAGTGGTGGTCGAAGCCGACGGCAACTACATAACGCCGTTCACGACCGACGATATCGACATATACTCCGGCGAAAGCTACTCCGTCCTTCTCACCACCGATCAAGACCCTTCACAAAACTATTACATCTCCGTCGGCGTCCGTGGCCGGAAACCAAACACAACTCAGGCACTCACTATATTAAATTACGTAACTGCCCCTGCTTCAAAACtcccttcttctcctccaccgGTGACTCCACGGTGGGACGATTTCGAACGAAGCAAAAATTTCTCTAAGAAGATCTTCTCAGCGATGGGATCACCATCGCCGCCGAAGAAATACAGAAAACGGTTGATTCTTCTCAACACACAGAATCTAATCGACGGATACACGAAATGGGCGATCAACAACGTCTCTCTAGTGACTCCGGCAACGCCGTATCTCGGTTCGGTTAAATACAACTTGAAACTCGGATTTAACCGGAAATCGCCGCCGAGGAGTTACCGTATGGATTACGATATTATGAATCCACCGCCGTTTCCTAACACCACTACAGGAAACGGAATATACGTTTTCCCGTTTAATGTAACGGTCGACGTGATTATCCAAAACGCTAACGTTTTAAAAGGTATTGTTAGTGAGATTCATCCATGGCATCTTCACGGTCAcgatttctgggttttgggTTACGGTGACGGGAAATTTAAACCGGGAATTGATGAGAAGACGTATAATTTGAAGAATCCGCCGTTACGGAATACGGCGATTTTGTATCCGTATGGATGGACGGCGATAAGGTTTGTGACGGATAATCCAGGG aaaaaatatcaaatttag
- a CDS encoding Plant L-ascorbate oxidase (Plant L-ascorbate oxidase; FUNCTIONS IN: oxidoreductase activity, L-ascorbate oxidase activity, copper ion binding; INVOLVED IN: oxidation reduction; EXPRESSED IN: 23 plant structures; EXPRESSED DURING: 13 growth stages; CONTAINS InterPro DOMAIN/s: Cupredoxin (InterPro:IPR008972), Multicopper oxidase, type 2 (InterPro:IPR011706), Multicopper oxidase, copper-binding site (InterPro:IPR002355), L-ascorbate oxidase, plants (InterPro:IPR017760), Multicopper oxidase, type 1 (InterPro:IPR001117); BEST Arabidopsis thaliana protein match is: Plant L-ascorbate oxidase (TAIR:AT5G21100.1); Has 4653 Blast hits to 4513 proteins in 833 species: Archae - 6; Bacteria - 1324; Metazoa - 438; Fungi - 1506; Plants - 1255; Viruses - 0; Other Eukaryotes - 124 (source: NCBI BLink).), whose amino-acid sequence MHHICFDEKLKSILINGRGQFNCSLAAQFSNNTSLPMCTFKEGDQCAPQILHVEPNKTYRIRLSSTTALASLNLAVQGHKLVVVEADGNYITPFTTDDIDIYSGESYSVLLTTDQDPSQNYYISVGVRGRKPNTTQALTILNYVTAPASKLPSSPPPVTPRWDDFERSKNFSKKIFSAMGSPSPPKKYRKRLILLNTQNLIDGYTKWAINNVSLVTPATPYLGSVKYNLKLGFNRKSPPRSYRMDYDIMNPPPFPNTTTGNGIYVFPFNVTVDVIIQNANVLKGIVSEIHPWHLHGHDFWVLGYGDGKFKPGIDEKTYNLKNPPLRNTAILYPYGWTAIRFVTDNPGVWFFHCHIEPHLHMGMGVVFAEGLNRIGKVPDEALGCGLTKQFLMNRNRN is encoded by the exons ATGcatcatatttgttttgatgaaaaattgaagagCATATTGATAAATGGGAGGGGACAATTCAATTGTTCATTAGCGGCGCAATTTAGCAACAACACATCATTACCAATGTGCACGTTTAAAGAAGGTGATCAGTGCGCCCCACAGATACTCCACGTGGAGCCGAACAAGACTTACCGAATCAGACTCTCCAGCACCACCGCTCTTGCCTCCCTCAACTTGGCTGTTcag GGACACAAGCTAGTGGTGGTCGAAGCCGACGGCAACTACATAACGCCGTTCACGACCGACGATATCGACATATACTCCGGCGAAAGCTACTCCGTCCTTCTCACCACCGATCAAGACCCTTCACAAAACTATTACATCTCCGTCGGCGTCCGTGGCCGGAAACCAAACACAACTCAGGCACTCACTATATTAAATTACGTAACTGCCCCTGCTTCAAAACtcccttcttctcctccaccgGTGACTCCACGGTGGGACGATTTCGAACGAAGCAAAAATTTCTCTAAGAAGATCTTCTCAGCGATGGGATCACCATCGCCGCCGAAGAAATACAGAAAACGGTTGATTCTTCTCAACACACAGAATCTAATCGACGGATACACGAAATGGGCGATCAACAACGTCTCTCTAGTGACTCCGGCAACGCCGTATCTCGGTTCGGTTAAATACAACTTGAAACTCGGATTTAACCGGAAATCGCCGCCGAGGAGTTACCGTATGGATTACGATATTATGAATCCACCGCCGTTTCCTAACACCACTACAGGAAACGGAATATACGTTTTCCCGTTTAATGTAACGGTCGACGTGATTATCCAAAACGCTAACGTTTTAAAAGGTATTGTTAGTGAGATTCATCCATGGCATCTTCACGGTCAcgatttctgggttttgggTTACGGTGACGGGAAATTTAAACCGGGAATTGATGAGAAGACGTATAATTTGAAGAATCCGCCGTTACGGAATACGGCGATTTTGTATCCGTATGGATGGACGGCGATAAGGTTTGTGACGGATAATCCAGGGGTTTGGTTTTTTCATTGTCACATTGAACCGCATTTGCATATGGGAATGGGTGTGGTTTTCGCGGAGGGATTAAACCGTATTGGTAAGGTACCTGATGAGGCGTTGGGTTGTGGTTTAACCAAGCAATTTCTCATGAACCGGAACCGCAATTGA
- the EIL2 gene encoding ETHYLENE-INSENSITIVE3-like 2: MTLFADSMDMYNNNIGMFRSLVCSSAPPFTEGHMCSDSHTALCDDLSSDEEMEIEELEKKIWRDKQRLKRLKEMAKNGLGTRLLLKQQHDDFPEHSSKRTMYKAQDGILKYMSKTMERYKAQGFVYGIVLENGKTVAGSSDNLREWWKDKVRFDRNGPAAIIKHQRDINLSDGSDSGSEVGDSTAQKLLELQDTTLGALLSALFPHCNPPQRRFPLEKGVTPPWWPTGKEDWWDQLSLPVDFRGVPPPYKKPHDLKKLWKIGVLIGVIRHMASDISNIPNLVRRSRSLQEKMTSREGALWLAALYREKAIVDQIAMSRENNNTSNFLVPATGGDPDVLFPESTDYDVELIGGTHRTNQQYPEFENNYNCVYKRKFEEDFGMPMHPTLLTCENSLCPYSQPHMGFLDRNLRENHQMTCPYKVTSFYQPTKPYGMTGLMVPCPDYNGMQQQVQSFQDQFNHPNDLYRPKAPQRGNDDLVEDLNPSPSTLNQNLGLVLPTDFNGGEETVGTENNLHNQGQELPTSWIQ, from the coding sequence ATGACATTATTTGCAGATTCTATGGATATGTATAACAACAATATAGGGATGTTCCGGAGTTTAGTTTGTAGCTCGGCGCCTCCATTTACAGAGGGACATATGTGTTCTGATTCGCATACGGCTTTGTGCGATGATCTGAGTAGTGATGAGGAAATGGAAATAGAGGAGCTTGAGAAGAAGATCTGGAGAGACAAGCAGCGTTTAAAGCGGCTCAAGGAAATGGCGAAGAACGGTCTAGGAACAAGATTGTTGTTGAAGCAGCAACATGATGATTTTCCAGAGCACTCTAGTAAGAGAACCATGTACAAGGCACAAGATGGGATCTTGAAGTACATGTCGAAGACAATGGAGCGATATAAAGCTCAAGGTTTTGTTTATGGGATTGTGTTAGAGAATGGGAAAACGGTAGCGGGATCTTCTGATAATCTCCGTGAATGGTGGAAAGACAAAGTGAGGTTTGATAGGAACGGCCCAGCTGCTATAATCAAGCACCAAAGGGATATCAATCTTTCTGATGGAAGTGATTCAGGGTCTGAGGTTGGGGATTCTACCGCACAGAAGTTGCTTGAGCTTCAAGATACTACTCTTGGAGCTCTGTTATCGGCTCTGTTTCCTCACTGCAACCCTCCTCAGAGGCGGTTTCCGTTGGAGAAAGGCGTGACACCGCCATGGTGGCCAACGGGGAAAGAAGATTGGTGGGATCAACTGTCTTTACCCGTTGATTTTCGAGGTGTTCCGCCACCTTACAAGAAGCCTCATGATCTCAAGAAGCTGTGGAAAATTGGTGTTTTGATTGGTGTAATCAGACATATGGCTTCTGACATTAGCAACATACCCAATCTCGTGAGACGGTCTAGAAGTTTGCAGGAGAAAATGACGTCAAGAGAAGGCGCTTTATGGCTCGCTGCTCTTTACCGAGAAAAGGCTATTGTTGATCAAATAGCCATGTctagagaaaacaacaacacttcTAACTTTCTTGTTCCTGCAACCGGTGGAGACCCAGATGTTTTGTTTCCTGAATCTACAGACTATGATGTTGAACTGATTGGTGGCACTCATCGGACCAATCAGCAGTATCCTGAATTTGAAAACAACTACAACTGTGTTTACAAGAGAAagtttgaagaagattttggGATGCCAATGCATCCAACACTCCTAACATGTGAGAACAGTCTCTGTCCTTATAGCCAACCACATATGGGATTTCTTGACAGGAACTTAAGAGAGAATCACCAAATGACTTGTCCTTATAAAGTCACTTCCTTCTACCAACCAACTAAACCCTATGGTATGACGGGTTTAATGGTTCCTTGTCCGGATTATAACGGGATGCAGCAGCAGGTTCAGAGCTTTCAAGACCAGTTTAATCATCCCAACGATCTCTACAGACCAAAAGCTCCACAAAGAGGCAACGATGACTTGGTTGAGGATTTGAATCCTTCTCCTTCGACGCTGAATCAGAATCTTGGTTTAGTCTTACCTACTGACTTCAATGGAGGTGAGGAAACAGTAGGAACAGAGAACAATCTGCATAATCAAGGGCAAGAGTTGCCCACATCTTGGATTCAGTAA
- the EIL2 gene encoding ETHYLENE-INSENSITIVE3-like 2 yields MDMYNNNIGMFRSLVCSSAPPFTEGHMCSDSHTALCDDLSSDEEMEIEELEKKIWRDKQRLKRLKEMAKNGLGTRLLLKQQHDDFPEHSSKRTMYKAQDGILKYMSKTMERYKAQGFVYGIVLENGKTVAGSSDNLREWWKDKVRFDRNGPAAIIKHQRDINLSDGSDSGSEVGDSTAQKLLELQDTTLGALLSALFPHCNPPQRRFPLEKGVTPPWWPTGKEDWWDQLSLPVDFRGVPPPYKKPHDLKKLWKIGVLIGVIRHMASDISNIPNLVRRSRSLQEKMTSREGALWLAALYREKAIVDQIAMSRENNNTSNFLVPATGGDPDVLFPESTDYDVELIGGTHRTNQQYPEFENNYNCVYKRKFEEDFGMPMHPTLLTCENSLCPYSQPHMGFLDRNLRENHQMTCPYKVTSFYQPTKPYGMTGLMVPCPDYNGMQQQVQSFQDQFNHPNDLYRPKAPQRGNDDLVEDLNPSPSTLNQNLGLVLPTDFNGGEETVGTENNLHNQGQELPTSWIQ; encoded by the coding sequence ATGGATATGTATAACAACAATATAGGGATGTTCCGGAGTTTAGTTTGTAGCTCGGCGCCTCCATTTACAGAGGGACATATGTGTTCTGATTCGCATACGGCTTTGTGCGATGATCTGAGTAGTGATGAGGAAATGGAAATAGAGGAGCTTGAGAAGAAGATCTGGAGAGACAAGCAGCGTTTAAAGCGGCTCAAGGAAATGGCGAAGAACGGTCTAGGAACAAGATTGTTGTTGAAGCAGCAACATGATGATTTTCCAGAGCACTCTAGTAAGAGAACCATGTACAAGGCACAAGATGGGATCTTGAAGTACATGTCGAAGACAATGGAGCGATATAAAGCTCAAGGTTTTGTTTATGGGATTGTGTTAGAGAATGGGAAAACGGTAGCGGGATCTTCTGATAATCTCCGTGAATGGTGGAAAGACAAAGTGAGGTTTGATAGGAACGGCCCAGCTGCTATAATCAAGCACCAAAGGGATATCAATCTTTCTGATGGAAGTGATTCAGGGTCTGAGGTTGGGGATTCTACCGCACAGAAGTTGCTTGAGCTTCAAGATACTACTCTTGGAGCTCTGTTATCGGCTCTGTTTCCTCACTGCAACCCTCCTCAGAGGCGGTTTCCGTTGGAGAAAGGCGTGACACCGCCATGGTGGCCAACGGGGAAAGAAGATTGGTGGGATCAACTGTCTTTACCCGTTGATTTTCGAGGTGTTCCGCCACCTTACAAGAAGCCTCATGATCTCAAGAAGCTGTGGAAAATTGGTGTTTTGATTGGTGTAATCAGACATATGGCTTCTGACATTAGCAACATACCCAATCTCGTGAGACGGTCTAGAAGTTTGCAGGAGAAAATGACGTCAAGAGAAGGCGCTTTATGGCTCGCTGCTCTTTACCGAGAAAAGGCTATTGTTGATCAAATAGCCATGTctagagaaaacaacaacacttcTAACTTTCTTGTTCCTGCAACCGGTGGAGACCCAGATGTTTTGTTTCCTGAATCTACAGACTATGATGTTGAACTGATTGGTGGCACTCATCGGACCAATCAGCAGTATCCTGAATTTGAAAACAACTACAACTGTGTTTACAAGAGAAagtttgaagaagattttggGATGCCAATGCATCCAACACTCCTAACATGTGAGAACAGTCTCTGTCCTTATAGCCAACCACATATGGGATTTCTTGACAGGAACTTAAGAGAGAATCACCAAATGACTTGTCCTTATAAAGTCACTTCCTTCTACCAACCAACTAAACCCTATGGTATGACGGGTTTAATGGTTCCTTGTCCGGATTATAACGGGATGCAGCAGCAGGTTCAGAGCTTTCAAGACCAGTTTAATCATCCCAACGATCTCTACAGACCAAAAGCTCCACAAAGAGGCAACGATGACTTGGTTGAGGATTTGAATCCTTCTCCTTCGACGCTGAATCAGAATCTTGGTTTAGTCTTACCTACTGACTTCAATGGAGGTGAGGAAACAGTAGGAACAGAGAACAATCTGCATAATCAAGGGCAAGAGTTGCCCACATCTTGGATTCAGTAA
- a CDS encoding uncharacterized protein (unknown protein; Has 1 Blast hits to 1 proteins in 1 species: Archae - 0; Bacteria - 0; Metazoa - 0; Fungi - 0; Plants - 1; Viruses - 0; Other Eukaryotes - 0 (source: NCBI BLink).), whose translation MGDDMGGNNKGHLQNQYRTDWAQVLDYVSNQSKVERRAICLAMLYKPLSIQFERRGMEEGTKRNHIRGLLSQNGFINKFVFIFPPFEQEEIDGTTKRIKHGSLLEFKLLRSPNQAALLQAFFFLLF comes from the coding sequence ATGGGAGACGATATGGGAGGCAATAACAAAGGGCATCTTCAAAATCAGTACAGAACCGACTGGGCTCAAGTCTTGGATTATGTATCGAACCAAAGCAAAGTAGAGCGGAGAGCTATCTGTCTCGCTATGCTCTACAAACCACTGTCTATACAATTTGAAAGGAGAGGAATGGAAGAAGGCACAAAAAGGAACCACATCCGGGGGCTCTTATCACAAAATggatttataaacaaatttgtattCATATTTCCACCATTCGAACAAGAGGAGATAGACGGTACGACAAAGCGTATCAAGCATGGATCCTTGCTAGAGTTTAAGCTCCTGAGGTCACCAAACCAAGCTGCTCTTTTACaagcgtttttttttttactcttttag